A window from Mauremys reevesii isolate NIE-2019 linkage group 9, ASM1616193v1, whole genome shotgun sequence encodes these proteins:
- the LOC120372169 gene encoding uncharacterized protein LOC120372169 isoform X1 — MNSNWNRLSKLQDDKKVVMESLDTGSKAKKTLGNVDYVESSEFSQGILPTNKDVIQNMLYLLQPKRAGQAQRSKEDAAQLLAELLQEHWLFCNLHTIATENIKKNILKMYEEFTKLYQTRKQRQNQSFTEKADIFNRSSEQLFDIFCTDTVIRNELEQYSGIKMTDVEWKFLENQRSERKMYHKDFMDKKEIKMIERRKLQCLEHLRKIAEKKETSEVKEETYKTDEKSDDSMSVNKSYVVEEEEDEGVPDFSSKRKRKRPYSTWTASSSTSAGDSMPLECQRIRMSIRKVRPGFYETVDKFKNS, encoded by the exons atgaattcaaactggaacag GTTGTCGAAATTACAAGACGATAAGAAAGTAGTGATGGAATCGTTGGATACGGggtctaaagcaaagaaaactcTTGGAAACGTTGACTATGTAGAGTCATCAGAATTTTCCCAAGGAATTCTGCCTACAAATAAGGATGTCATTCAGAACATGTTGTATCTGTTGCAACCCAAAAGAGCTGGGCAAGCACAACGGTCAAAAGAAGATGCAGCCCAATTGCTTGCTGAACTTCTGCAGGAACACTGGTTGTTTTGCAACTTACACACCATAGCAACAGAAAATATAAAGAAGAATATTCTCAAAATGTATGAGGAATTCACAAAACTCTATCAAACCAGAAAGCAGAGACAAAATCAGTCATTTACAGAGAAGGCAGACATATTCAACAGGAGTTCAGAACAGCTCTTTGACATATTTTGTACAGACACCGTGATAAGAAATGAGCTGGAACAATACAGTGGTATAAAAATGACAGACGTTGAGTGGAAATTTCTTGAAAACCAAAGAAGTGAGAGAAAAATGTACCATAAAGATTTCATGGACAAGAAAGAAATTAAGATGATAGAAAGAAGAAAACTACAGTGCCTGGAGCACTTGAGAAAAATTGCAGAAAAAAAAGAGACAAGTGAAGTCAAAGAAGAGACTTACAAAACTGATGAGAAGTCAGATGACAGTATGAGTGTAAATAAATCATATGTtgtagaagaggaggaggatgaaggtgTTCCAGATTTTTCATCTAAGAGGAAAAGAAAGCGTCCATATTCTACGTGGACTGCCAGCTCATCAACATCAGCTGGTGATAGTATGCCTCTTGAATGTCAACGTATACGTATGAGCATCAGGAAAGTTAGGCCTGGGTTCTATGAGACTGTTGACAAGTTTAAAAACTCCTAG
- the LOC120372169 gene encoding uncharacterized protein LOC120372169 isoform X2 codes for MESLDTGSKAKKTLGNVDYVESSEFSQGILPTNKDVIQNMLYLLQPKRAGQAQRSKEDAAQLLAELLQEHWLFCNLHTIATENIKKNILKMYEEFTKLYQTRKQRQNQSFTEKADIFNRSSEQLFDIFCTDTVIRNELEQYSGIKMTDVEWKFLENQRSERKMYHKDFMDKKEIKMIERRKLQCLEHLRKIAEKKETSEVKEETYKTDEKSDDSMSVNKSYVVEEEEDEGVPDFSSKRKRKRPYSTWTASSSTSAGDSMPLECQRIRMSIRKVRPGFYETVDKFKNS; via the coding sequence ATGGAATCGTTGGATACGGggtctaaagcaaagaaaactcTTGGAAACGTTGACTATGTAGAGTCATCAGAATTTTCCCAAGGAATTCTGCCTACAAATAAGGATGTCATTCAGAACATGTTGTATCTGTTGCAACCCAAAAGAGCTGGGCAAGCACAACGGTCAAAAGAAGATGCAGCCCAATTGCTTGCTGAACTTCTGCAGGAACACTGGTTGTTTTGCAACTTACACACCATAGCAACAGAAAATATAAAGAAGAATATTCTCAAAATGTATGAGGAATTCACAAAACTCTATCAAACCAGAAAGCAGAGACAAAATCAGTCATTTACAGAGAAGGCAGACATATTCAACAGGAGTTCAGAACAGCTCTTTGACATATTTTGTACAGACACCGTGATAAGAAATGAGCTGGAACAATACAGTGGTATAAAAATGACAGACGTTGAGTGGAAATTTCTTGAAAACCAAAGAAGTGAGAGAAAAATGTACCATAAAGATTTCATGGACAAGAAAGAAATTAAGATGATAGAAAGAAGAAAACTACAGTGCCTGGAGCACTTGAGAAAAATTGCAGAAAAAAAAGAGACAAGTGAAGTCAAAGAAGAGACTTACAAAACTGATGAGAAGTCAGATGACAGTATGAGTGTAAATAAATCATATGTtgtagaagaggaggaggatgaaggtgTTCCAGATTTTTCATCTAAGAGGAAAAGAAAGCGTCCATATTCTACGTGGACTGCCAGCTCATCAACATCAGCTGGTGATAGTATGCCTCTTGAATGTCAACGTATACGTATGAGCATCAGGAAAGTTAGGCCTGGGTTCTATGAGACTGTTGACAAGTTTAAAAACTCCTAG